In one window of Streptomyces sp. FXJ1.172 DNA:
- a CDS encoding F0F1 ATP synthase subunit delta, producing MHGASREALAAARERLDALTDSTSVDAASLADELAAVTALLDREAGLRRVLTDPAQQAEAKAELVQRLIGGQVSGPTADLVSGMARARWSQPRDLVDALEQLADIADLTAAEKRSTLDEVEDELFRFGRIVSSSTELRAALTDRTAGGQAKTELLHRLLGGRAKPATERLVARLVTVPRGRSLEAGLESLSKLAAERRDRMVAVVTSAVPLSDGQKQRLGAALAKLYGRRMHLNLDVDPEVVGGIRVQVGDEVINGSLADRLEDAARRMAS from the coding sequence ATGCACGGAGCGAGCCGCGAGGCCCTGGCTGCCGCCCGCGAGCGTCTCGACGCGCTGACGGACTCCACGTCCGTGGACGCCGCATCGCTCGCCGACGAGCTGGCGGCGGTCACCGCGCTGCTCGACCGCGAGGCCGGCCTGCGCCGGGTCCTCACCGACCCGGCGCAGCAGGCGGAGGCCAAGGCCGAGCTGGTCCAGCGCCTGATCGGCGGCCAGGTCAGCGGTCCCACCGCCGACCTGGTGTCCGGGATGGCGCGCGCCCGCTGGTCGCAGCCCCGTGACCTGGTGGACGCGCTGGAGCAGCTGGCCGACATCGCCGACCTCACCGCGGCCGAGAAGCGGAGCACCCTCGACGAGGTCGAGGACGAGCTGTTCCGGTTCGGCCGGATCGTCTCCTCGAGCACCGAGCTGCGCGCCGCGCTGACCGACCGCACCGCCGGCGGCCAGGCCAAGACGGAGCTGCTGCACCGCCTGCTGGGCGGCCGGGCCAAGCCCGCCACCGAGCGTCTGGTCGCGCGCCTCGTGACCGTGCCGCGTGGACGTAGCCTGGAAGCGGGACTGGAGTCCCTGTCCAAGCTGGCCGCCGAGCGCCGGGACCGCATGGTCGCCGTCGTCACCTCGGCGGTGCCGCTGAGCGACGGCCAGAAGCAGCGCCTCGGCGCCGCCCTCGCCAAGCTCTACGGCCGGCGGATGCACCTCAACCTGGACGTGGACCCCGAGGTCGTCGGCGGCATCCGCGTACAGGTCGGTGACGAGGTCATCAACGGCTCCCTCGCGGACCGGCTGGAGGACGCCGCCCGCCGCATGGCGAGCTGA
- a CDS encoding F0F1 ATP synthase subunit B: MIANLVQLAAPEKGGNPLLPESPELLVGTIAFAIVFFFFWKKLLPNINRVLEERRAAIEGGIEEADAMKVEAQGVLEQYKAQLAEARHEAARLRQEAQEQGAALIAEMRAEGQRQREEIVAAGHTQIEADRKAAAQTLRQDVGKLATELAGKLVGESLEDHARQSRVIDRFLDELEEKAEATR; encoded by the coding sequence GTGATCGCCAACCTGGTACAGCTGGCGGCCCCGGAGAAGGGCGGGAACCCGCTTCTTCCCGAGTCCCCCGAGCTGCTCGTCGGCACCATCGCCTTCGCCATCGTGTTCTTCTTCTTCTGGAAGAAGCTGCTTCCGAACATCAACAGGGTTCTGGAGGAGCGCCGCGCGGCGATCGAAGGCGGTATCGAAGAGGCCGACGCCATGAAGGTCGAGGCCCAGGGCGTCCTTGAGCAGTACAAGGCCCAGCTCGCCGAGGCCCGGCACGAGGCCGCGCGCCTGCGCCAGGAGGCGCAGGAGCAGGGTGCCGCGCTCATCGCCGAGATGCGGGCCGAGGGCCAGCGGCAGCGCGAGGAGATCGTCGCCGCCGGTCACACCCAGATCGAGGCCGACCGCAAGGCCGCCGCGCAGACGCTGCGTCAGGACGTGGGCAAGCTCGCCACCGAACTGGCCGGCAAGCTCGTCGGCGAGTCCCTCGAGGACCACGCCCGCCAGAGCCGTGTGATCGACCGCTTCCTCGACGAACTCGAGGAGAAGGCCGAGGCGACCCGATGA
- the atpE gene encoding ATP synthase F0 subunit C → MSALQTIAAAATVHGSVGSIGYGLAAIGPGIGVGIIFGNGTQALARQPEAAGLIRANQILGFAFCEALALIGIVMPFVFGK, encoded by the coding sequence ATGTCCGCTCTCCAGACCATCGCTGCTGCCGCGACCGTCCACGGCTCGGTCGGCTCGATCGGCTACGGCCTCGCTGCGATCGGCCCCGGCATCGGCGTCGGCATCATCTTCGGCAACGGCACCCAGGCCCTCGCCCGCCAGCCCGAGGCCGCCGGTCTGATCCGTGCCAACCAGATCCTGGGCTTCGCCTTCTGTGAGGCGCTCGCCCTCATCGGCATCGTTATGCCGTTCGTGTTCGGTAAGTAA